The Planctomycetaceae bacterium genome segment CCAATTTTAGATTTCAATGCCTCTATTTGTTTCGCTTCGCCAAGGAACATCTTGGGATATAATTCAACTTTCACAACCAGTCTGTCAAGAGCGCCATGTTTCTCAACAAGAATTAAATAATTCGTTCCTACTTCCGGAATCTTCATTATCACTTCTTCAATCTGCGATGGGAACACATTAACGCCGTTGATAATCAGCATATCATCCGACCGGCCCAAAATTCGAGACATCCTGCGATGGGTTCTGCCGCATTTACACGGTTCGGTATGCAGATATGCAAGGTCACGAGTTCGATAACGCATCAGCGGCATCGCGGTTCGAATCAGATTTGTCAATACAACTTCGCCCTGCTCGCCGTCCTTAACAAGTTCACCTGTCTTGGGATTTATAATTTCAACTATGTAGGAATCTTCCCAAAAATGTAAATCACATTTATACTGACACTCAAACGCAATGCCCGGCCCGTTCATTTCGCTCAAGCCGTAGGAATTATAAGCATCAATACCGTAAAGCTCTTCGAGTTTTTTGCGTGTGTTTTCTGAATGCGGTTCTGCTCCGATGAATGCTTTTCTCAAAGCCAAATCGCTGCGTGCGATTCCAAATTCAGCAAGCTTGGAATGAATGTGCAGCAAATAACTTGGCGTAACGTGAAGTACAGTGGTTTTAAAATCCTTCATTAACTGTACTTGTCTTTTCGTATTGCCGCTGGCGGCTGGAATAACCATCATACCGACCCGCTCGGCTCCGTAATGCATACACAATCCGCCGGTAAACAGCCCGTAGCTCATCATATTTTGCAGAACATCAGTTTTATCCGCGCCGGTACAAGTTATACTCCTTGCCACCAGGTCTGTGGCGTTGTCAAGGTCTTTAGCTGTAAGATAAATCACAGTCGGAATTCCGGTAGTGCCGCTTGACGTGTGAATTCTGACAACTTCGCTTGTATCGACTGCGAGCAGGCCTTTGGGATAACTTTGACGCAGGTCGTCTTTCATTGTAAAAGGAATTCGGCGAAGGTCGTCAAGACTTTTCACATCATCCGGCGATTTGATACCAACCGCAGGAAGACGTTTTGAATAAAACGGCGTCTTTAAAGCCGCTGCGATTATATTCTTAAGCCTCTCAAGCTGAATCTGTTTGATTCTGTCTCTGGTTGCTGTTTCTACTTCTTTGTTCCAAAATTTTATTTCCATCAAAGCTCTCTTACCCCCTGGGCTCCAACGATTTTAATATTATGCTTTTTAAGGATTTGCGCCGCTTTATCAACATCATCAAAGCGGAAAACCATCAGCGCCTTATCCGAAGATTTTTCCATAAAGCCATACATATACTCAATATTTACATCTTCATCCGCAAGCACTTTCAAAATGTCCGCCAAACCGCCGGGCTTGTCTTCCACTTCTACCGCGATAACATCGGTGATTCTCGCGACGATGCCGGCATCCTTTAAAACTTCAACCGCGACGTCCGGATTATTTACCACAATTCGCAGAATGCCGAAAGATTCTGTTTCCGCCACATTCAGCGCGCGAATGTTCACATCTTTTTTACCCAGCAAAGAACAAACATCGTAGAGTCTTCCTTTGCGGTTTTCCAAAAATATAGATATCTGTTTTATTTTCATAATACACCCTTTTACATTTGGCGTTTATCAATAACTCTTTTTGCCTTGCCCATACTTCTTTCGATAGTTTTGGGTTCGACGAGCGTAACTTTTGCACTAATTGACAATACAGCACTGATTTCCTTATGGATTTTTCGTTTCAGCTCTTCAAGCTTTTTCACTTCATCGCTGAACGTCTTACTGTCAACTTCCACAAGCACTTCAACTTCATCAAGCTGATGCTGCTGACGGTCAACTACAATTTGATAATTCGGAGATGTCCCGTCAATACCAAGCAGAACGTGTTCAATTTGAGATGGAAATACATTTATGCCGCGAACAACAATCATATCATCGGTTCTGCCTTTAATCTTGCTGATGCGAGGAGATGTTCTGCCGCATTTGCATTTTTCGTAAGTCATACTTACAACATCTCTGGTTCTGTATCTAATCAGCGGAATCGCCTGCTTTGTCAGTGTTGTAATAACTAATTCGCCATCTTCACCTTCGGCGACAGGTTCGCCAGTATCGGCATTTATAATTTCAGGATAAAATACATCACTGAAAACGTGCAGACCATTTTTGTGCGGACATTCCTGCGCAACACCCGGCCCGATAATTTCCGAAAGACCATAAACATCCGTAGCGAGCATATTCCACGCGGCTTCGATTTCGCCACGCATTTTTTCGCTCCACGGCTCTGCGCCGAATACGCCGACTTTCCAGTTACCCTTCGTCGGGTCGATGCCCAATTCCTTGGCCTCTTCAGCCATATATAAAGCGTAACTTGGTGTACAGGTAATCAGTTTGGGCTTAAAATCCTGCATAATCTTCAACTGCCGAGCGGTGTTTCCGGAAGACATCGGAATAATTCTGCACCCAAGCGTCAAAGCGCCATAATGAACGCCCAAGCCGCCGGTAAATAAACCATAACCGTAAGCGTTTTGCACTGTATCACCCGGCTCGGCTCCCGCACAGGCCAAACAGCGAGCCATAACCTCGCCCCAAAGAGCAAGATCGTCTTTTGTATAACCGACAAGAGTTGGATTGCCTGTCGTGCCGCTTGAGACGTGAATTTCCTTAACATCCTTCTGGTCTGCGCTGAACAAACCATAAGGATAGTTGTCGCGCATATCGATTTTTGTAGTAAACGGAAGTCTTTTTATATCGTCAATCGAACGAATATCGTCCGGTGTTATCCCCGCTCTGTCAAATTTGTCTTTATAGACCTTGCACTTGCTGTAAACCAATGCTGCTAATTTTTTAAGTCTTTCCGATTGCAGCCGCTTAATTTCCGCAAGCTGCATACATTCGAACGCTTCATTCCAAATCATCGCTATAGCCTTCTGCTTAAACCTAAAACCATATTGTACCAAATTTTATGATTTATTCAATAAAAAAAGCCCGGCAAAAATACCGGGCTTGGAAGTGCATAGCAATCAGCATTAGAATGTATATTCAATGTTTACTCTTGTCCACAGGGCCGGATCTCTACTGCCTTGGCTATAGTAGTTTCCCGGCACGAAATATTCTACAACAAAGTGTCCTTTTAAATTTTTTGTTAATTGATACTTGAGCCACCACGTTGCCAACTGTCCTCTGAATTTTCCTGAATTTGAAAATGCGATTGAGTTGGCATGCGGCCTGTTCTTTTCTGTATTTTCATCCGCCCAGAGCAGATGATAATCAGTACTCATTGTAACATTTTCCGTCAAATTCATACTGTGTCCGAAATTCAGCCTGTAGAGGTTTGTCGTCTCGGCGATCATAGTTTCGTTGATATAGGAATAGATATAAAGTTCGCTCCATTGCGGCCATTCGCCCCACATTGGGTCAAAAGCCGTATCCTTGCCATTGTCTGGATCATCGCCGGAAAGATATTCAAATGTACCGTGCAGAACATTTTTCTTGGGGTCGTTGAAATGATAATCAATCCTGTGGACAGTACCAAACGCCTGCATTCTTTCTTGATTGCCCGATAAAGTATGGGTTGCAGAGTTTACAGTACCTTCTTTTTCGCCAAATTGCACAGCGCCTTCAGATCTGAATTTCCAATGTTCACTGCCAAACATTGGGCCGCTCAATGCACCGCCGATAGTGTATATTTCAGCTTTCCTGCTCCAGTTGGCAGAAAAATCGCGAGGCCTTGCGTCAACAGGATTATCATTTCTATAGATGAAGTAAGCTTCTTTTTGCAGGTTTGGATTAGACTTGTCGGTCAAATACAATATTACACCCTGCTCATCCTGCTCGGTTGTATGTTTGTTTATATCGTGAAAAGGTCTTAGCCAGGCATCTTCGTCCGCTCTGTTAAAGACATAAATCATATCAAGTGTTGTATCTCTGTTGGGTATTTCATAAGTAAATCGCAGAGCATCAAAAAATCCGGTTCTCGAACCATCGAGAGGAGTGCCTTCGGCTATCAGCCAGCCTTTACCGAGAACAATATCCTGCCGACCAGCAACCATTGTCAAAGGCAAATCGAACAGATTACGCACCGTCAGGTTGAAATGATCCCACATGATTTCTTCATATTGAAAATTCTTGTCTTTATTATCAGGTTCGTCCCAGTTTCTAAACTCCCATGTCCACCTGATATTGAAATCAACATCATCAGAAAGTTTTGTCTTTGTCCACATCCTGAATCTATTTCGAGTATAATGATATGTCCTTTGCGCATCGTTATTGAGACTATCAATATTCGGAGAGTAAACATAACGCCATCTCACATCTGCTCCCATACTTAACCATGGAGTCGGATTATGGAACCAATCTCTGAACTTATCAAAGCCGGACTTGTTCGCCGAAGACGCTGTTTCTGTCGCAACAGCAGCCGTTGAAGCAGCAGGTGCAGTTGCTGCCGCAGGTGCCGGAGATGCCGTTGGTGCGGGCGTCGCAGACTTAGGCGGAGTGTTGGGCGTTGAAAATAATGATTCGGCTTTTACAATTGAAACGAGAAATGTCGCCGTGATAAGAACCGCTAAAAGTGTCAATCTTTTCTTCATGTTTTTCTCCGTAAAAACAGGCTCTTGAATATTTCATCTGAAATCGTTTATTTTATTTAGAAAAGCATTTATCCAATAATTCTTTTTTCGGCGTTTTCGTCATAAAAGCAATAATAATTGCCACAAGAATCGATATTGGCAGCGCAACAATCAGCGGGTCAACCACCGGCCAGTTAGGGAAACCCGAAAGAATACTGGTTTTGCCGTCAGTAAATTTCTGAACAATTCCAATGTCTCCCGCTTCCTGTGCCTTTACGAAAATCAGCCAAAATGATGTTGCCACAAAGCCTGTTATCATCGAAGCGATAGCAGCCGCTTTCGTCATACGCTTGAAGAATAACCCGCCTAACAGTGCTGGCAAAAAGGTTGACGCGCATAATCCGAAGAAAATAGCTGTCGCCCTGGCGATAATAATCGGGCTTTTTTGAGCAAAGTAGCTCAACACTACCGCTATCACAATTCCCAATACTATACCGCACCTTGTGATGCCCATCGTTCCGCCGGCGTGCTTGGGATTAAGCTGTTCGTAAACATCTCTGCCTATCCCCGTGCCCATCGTATGAAACTGGCTCGAAAGCGTACTCATAGCCGCAGACAGCAGCGTCAGCAAAAAGATAACACCAAACCATTTCGGCATCGCAGACGTTACATACAGCGGTATAATTTGCCCTACGTTGCCGCCTGCATACACAACCGAGATGCTTTTGCCTTTGAGAACAGCGACATCCTTACTTTCGATTATTATCGCACCGGCAGTTTCACCTGTCAGTCTGACAGGAGCCAATTTACCCTCGACATCAAGCCAGGCACCGCTTTGGTCTTTATTCATCACCTGAATTACAGCCATATTCTTTTCAGCGTCCAATACTTTTACAACGCGTCCGCTGATGTCTGCACCGTATTTATTGAAATAGGCATTGGACAAAGACCCCACAATAAAAGCAACGCCTGTCATCAAAAGAATAAAAACGCCGCCAACTGGTACAGCTCTGTTCAATTCCCTTTTGCTTTTTACCGTCATAAACCGAACGACCAACTGCGGCTGCGCCAGCACACCAATACCAACGCCCATCGTTATCGTAGATATAACCGTCCACCACAAATCATATTTCTTATCGCCGAAGCCAAACAACGGCATCGCCGTCCAGCCCTGATGCCCAATTTCTCTAAGTTTGCCCGGCACAAGTGAAGCCATATCTGTAAGAGCCTGATGACCCGCTGTCATGCCTCCGAGTTTTATGTATGTCCAGACAAGCAAAATGCCCATCCCGATAAACATAATCGCGCCCTGAAGAGCATCTGTGTACATTACGCCTTTAAGTCCGCCCATAATCACATAAGCAGCCGTAATAACACTGAAAACCAGCAATGCAACATTATAATCAATGCCAAGCTGCGTAGATAAAAACTCACTGCCGCCAATCAAAACCGCCGAAGAATACAACGGCATAAATACAAAGATTAAAACTCCCGCGAAAACCTGAATGAATTTACTGTCAAACCTTCTGCCCAAAAGTTCCGGAAACGTGTGAGCGTCGAGTGCGTGTCCCATTCTTCTTGCCGGGCCGCCGATAAACACGAACGCTATAAAGATGCCGACAAATATGTTTAAAAATGTCAGCCATAAAACGCTGAAACCGAATAAACCCGCAGCGCCGCCGAAACCGACAATCGCCGAAGTTGAAATAAACGTCGCGCCGTAGCTCAACGCCATAATGACCGGATGCGCTTTCCTGCCGGCAACAAGATAATCCGTTGCGCTTTTTGTACCCCGATAGCCGAGCCATCCGAGATACACGACAACAAGCAAGTAAACTACAACTGCCAATATTGAACCAACCCCAACCGTATTCGCCAATTCCAGATTCATAATTTAAATCTCCATGATTATTTATTCAGATGTGAAATGCGATTTGCAATACTGATATCAAAGTTTTTCTTCAACTTTGTCTTCTTCGGCTGCCCAGTGTTTGTCTTCAGCTTTGATTTCCGTAGCGCCCTTGTTCCAGGCAAAAATGCCATACACCACACACAACACCGCACTCAAGATACATAAAACGAAAACTAATGAAACCCATTTATCCTGTATCCCTAACATATCAGTCTCCATAAAAAAAACATATCAACCAACATCGTAACAAATGGTCAACATAATATTAGATTGTCGGTTATTTAACACTAAAATCTGTACTTTTTTTAACGATTTAATAACAAAACGTTTCAACTGCGTTTTTGGCACTGAAAACGCGGTTTTTAAAGACATTTTTTGAAATGACAGACCTTTCTAAATCAGAGAAAACCTGTTGAATTTGAGATTTCATAAAGATACAATTCTTTTATGAGAGTGAAACTATTACAAGTATTTCTTTTTTGTGCGGCCTTTGGTTGGGCAATCAGTATCTTTGGAATTTTCCTTCCATGGCAATCAGCCGTATTTCAATTAAAAGGTTTAGGACTAACCGAATTACCTCAAGACCCGATGCTGAATTACTGGCTGCGAATGACAGCGGGGGCTTTTACTGCTATTGGCATTTTCATTTTCATCGTCGGCTTGAACCCCAAACGCTTCTGCCCTGCTGTTCCATTGATTAGTATTTTTCTTATTTGCGAAGGATTAATTCTGCTTGTATATGGTTTAAAATTGAAACTCGAACCGGTCCCCTTTTATGTCGACACCGCATTCTGTCTTGTTACAGGTTTGGGAATTTGGTTCCTAAGAAAAGAGGCAAAAAATGAGTGAGATTTCGCCCAGAAAAGACAAACTCAATTGGGGTAAATAATTTTACCAGATTCTTGGAATCAAACGGTAACGCACTTTCTGCGTGTACTCAATATACCCCGCCAATTCATTTCGCAGCATTTTGTCCTCGAGATATGTCCTGACAATAATTGTAATCACCGCCAGACCTGCCGGAATCAGTCCCCAAAGCGAGCCGAGAGTCAAAGCCTGACTCGGCAGCCAAAACAGAACACCCAAATAGCCGGGATGTCGAACAAAGCTATAAGGCCACTGCTGCACAACATATTGCCCCCTGTCGGTTTGAATGCGCACTCTGCTGGAGAAAAAATTATTTGTGAACATCGCCCAGATAATAAACGAATACGAAATATACATCACCGCATTACTAATCACATAAACAATTACCGGAAAATTCGACGACCAGCCGAATCGACCAGCGTCAAGAGACGAAAGAGCAATTACGGCCATACACAGTAAAGTAAAAATCCTGAAAATTATTCTGTCCCACGATTTAACACCCGGCCCCGGATTAAGACGTTCACTTACAAGGTCTTTTCTATAGATATATTGACCGGTCGTCAGAATCGCAACCACACTGTAAAACACAGCAAACACCCAGCCCTGCCAATACGTAATCCTCCCCGCGAAAATAAAAATCATCGCAATGGTAGTCAAAAACGTGATTAGAGTTTTGAACAACAAGGATTGTGTCGAAATCTCTCTGTTTTGTAAATTTCCCATCTTGCAAAATATTATAAAAAAAATC includes the following:
- a CDS encoding isoprenylcysteine carboxylmethyltransferase family protein, translating into MGNLQNREISTQSLLFKTLITFLTTIAMIFIFAGRITYWQGWVFAVFYSVVAILTTGQYIYRKDLVSERLNPGPGVKSWDRIIFRIFTLLCMAVIALSSLDAGRFGWSSNFPVIVYVISNAVMYISYSFIIWAMFTNNFFSSRVRIQTDRGQYVVQQWPYSFVRHPGYLGVLFWLPSQALTLGSLWGLIPAGLAVITIIVRTYLEDKMLRNELAGYIEYTQKVRYRLIPRIW
- a CDS encoding phenylacetate--CoA ligase translates to MIWNEAFECMQLAEIKRLQSERLKKLAALVYSKCKVYKDKFDRAGITPDDIRSIDDIKRLPFTTKIDMRDNYPYGLFSADQKDVKEIHVSSGTTGNPTLVGYTKDDLALWGEVMARCLACAGAEPGDTVQNAYGYGLFTGGLGVHYGALTLGCRIIPMSSGNTARQLKIMQDFKPKLITCTPSYALYMAEEAKELGIDPTKGNWKVGVFGAEPWSEKMRGEIEAAWNMLATDVYGLSEIIGPGVAQECPHKNGLHVFSDVFYPEIINADTGEPVAEGEDGELVITTLTKQAIPLIRYRTRDVVSMTYEKCKCGRTSPRISKIKGRTDDMIVVRGINVFPSQIEHVLLGIDGTSPNYQIVVDRQQHQLDEVEVLVEVDSKTFSDEVKKLEELKRKIHKEISAVLSISAKVTLVEPKTIERSMGKAKRVIDKRQM
- a CDS encoding sodium:solute symporter family protein, with product MNLELANTVGVGSILAVVVYLLVVVYLGWLGYRGTKSATDYLVAGRKAHPVIMALSYGATFISTSAIVGFGGAAGLFGFSVLWLTFLNIFVGIFIAFVFIGGPARRMGHALDAHTFPELLGRRFDSKFIQVFAGVLIFVFMPLYSSAVLIGGSEFLSTQLGIDYNVALLVFSVITAAYVIMGGLKGVMYTDALQGAIMFIGMGILLVWTYIKLGGMTAGHQALTDMASLVPGKLREIGHQGWTAMPLFGFGDKKYDLWWTVISTITMGVGIGVLAQPQLVVRFMTVKSKRELNRAVPVGGVFILLMTGVAFIVGSLSNAYFNKYGADISGRVVKVLDAEKNMAVIQVMNKDQSGAWLDVEGKLAPVRLTGETAGAIIIESKDVAVLKGKSISVVYAGGNVGQIIPLYVTSAMPKWFGVIFLLTLLSAAMSTLSSQFHTMGTGIGRDVYEQLNPKHAGGTMGITRCGIVLGIVIAVVLSYFAQKSPIIIARATAIFFGLCASTFLPALLGGLFFKRMTKAAAIASMITGFVATSFWLIFVKAQEAGDIGIVQKFTDGKTSILSGFPNWPVVDPLIVALPISILVAIIIAFMTKTPKKELLDKCFSK
- a CDS encoding phenylacetate--CoA ligase, encoding MEIKFWNKEVETATRDRIKQIQLERLKNIIAAALKTPFYSKRLPAVGIKSPDDVKSLDDLRRIPFTMKDDLRQSYPKGLLAVDTSEVVRIHTSSGTTGIPTVIYLTAKDLDNATDLVARSITCTGADKTDVLQNMMSYGLFTGGLCMHYGAERVGMMVIPAASGNTKRQVQLMKDFKTTVLHVTPSYLLHIHSKLAEFGIARSDLALRKAFIGAEPHSENTRKKLEELYGIDAYNSYGLSEMNGPGIAFECQYKCDLHFWEDSYIVEIINPKTGELVKDGEQGEVVLTNLIRTAMPLMRYRTRDLAYLHTEPCKCGRTHRRMSRILGRSDDMLIINGVNVFPSQIEEVIMKIPEVGTNYLILVEKHGALDRLVVKVELYPKMFLGEAKQIEALKSKIGDDLKASITIKPAIELHEQGSLPISEGKAVRVVDTREKL
- a CDS encoding ACT domain-containing protein; protein product: MKIKQISIFLENRKGRLYDVCSLLGKKDVNIRALNVAETESFGILRIVVNNPDVAVEVLKDAGIVARITDVIAVEVEDKPGGLADILKVLADEDVNIEYMYGFMEKSSDKALMVFRFDDVDKAAQILKKHNIKIVGAQGVREL
- a CDS encoding alginate export family protein, giving the protein MKKRLTLLAVLITATFLVSIVKAESLFSTPNTPPKSATPAPTASPAPAAATAPAASTAAVATETASSANKSGFDKFRDWFHNPTPWLSMGADVRWRYVYSPNIDSLNNDAQRTYHYTRNRFRMWTKTKLSDDVDFNIRWTWEFRNWDEPDNKDKNFQYEEIMWDHFNLTVRNLFDLPLTMVAGRQDIVLGKGWLIAEGTPLDGSRTGFFDALRFTYEIPNRDTTLDMIYVFNRADEDAWLRPFHDINKHTTEQDEQGVILYLTDKSNPNLQKEAYFIYRNDNPVDARPRDFSANWSRKAEIYTIGGALSGPMFGSEHWKFRSEGAVQFGEKEGTVNSATHTLSGNQERMQAFGTVHRIDYHFNDPKKNVLHGTFEYLSGDDPDNGKDTAFDPMWGEWPQWSELYIYSYINETMIAETTNLYRLNFGHSMNLTENVTMSTDYHLLWADENTEKNRPHANSIAFSNSGKFRGQLATWWLKYQLTKNLKGHFVVEYFVPGNYYSQGSRDPALWTRVNIEYTF